The Cloacibacterium sp. TD35 region TTCCTCATTTTCTTTTGCTTCAAAGAAAGAAAAACTCACATTTCCGTATTTTCTTGTTTCGATTAATTGAGGATGCTCTAATTTCATTTTAGATTGATGTTCTAAAACAAAAGTTCCGTTTTCTTTTAAGAAATTATTATTTAGAACTAAAGAAATCAGTTCATTGTATTTTTTTTCTTCTAATTCAAAAGGTGGATCTGCAAAAACAATGTCAAAAGTTTTCTTGGATCTGTTTTTCTTTAACCATTCAAAAACATCACCACGCTGTACATTAATTTGAAGCGCCATTTCTAGTTCTGCAGCAGTAGAATTAATAAAAGCCGCATGTTTAGGATTCATTTCTACAGCGGTAACGTCTTTACAATCTCTAGAGGCAAACTCTAAACTGATAGAGCCAATTCCTGCAAAAAGGTCTAAAACTGAGCAAA contains the following coding sequences:
- the rsmD gene encoding 16S rRNA (guanine(966)-N(2))-methyltransferase RsmD gives rise to the protein MYRIISGKWKAKRISAPKNFDVRPTTDFAKEALFSILANRHEVEFCSVLDLFAGIGSISLEFASRDCKDVTAVEMNPKHAAFINSTAAELEMALQINVQRGDVFEWLKKNRSKKTFDIVFADPPFELEEKKYNELISLVLNNNFLKENGTFVLEHQSKMKLEHPQLIETRKYGNVSFSFFEAKENEETSEV